A window of Reinekea marina contains these coding sequences:
- a CDS encoding DUF4177 domain-containing protein, translating to MNNKYKTINYKFKKRWFSSEVNTEELNNEINAQATNGWQFVSMSVVTLYGYPQSVVCVYKNVD from the coding sequence ATGAATAACAAATACAAAACCATTAACTACAAGTTTAAAAAGCGCTGGTTTAGCTCGGAAGTAAATACCGAAGAACTCAATAACGAGATAAACGCCCAAGCCACCAACGGCTGGCAGTTTGTAAGCATGAGTGTGGTTACGCTATATGGCTACCCACAATCGGTGGTGTGTGTTTATAAGAATGTCGATTGA
- the metE gene encoding 5-methyltetrahydropteroyltriglutamate--homocysteine S-methyltransferase: MALTHNLGFPRIGANRELKFALESFWQGKSTEADLHATAQAIRSKNWQVQASLDFTPVGDFSFYDHVLDTSFMLGHLPERAKNIDGNRLDQYFSVARGRSARNQNTNACPHIHAGEMTKWFDTNYHYIVPELTQGSEFKLNATALLSQIKEAQQFGRAIKPVIIGPATYLWLSKPKDKSHPLEFAQQLVEQYIDLLTLLSEHQVEWVQIDEPILVTELEKPWLDTIDALYKALSDTPIKLLLTTYFGSLGENLHFTSQLPVAGFHLDAINAQHEVEFLTNQLTDNQILSLGVINGRNVWVSDLNATLNWLEPISNKLKHRLWLAPSCSLIHVPVDLNSEDKLDDEIKSWLSFAHQKLQELAILKQALNHGRHTVESELDQNSKALESRASSARIHNPIVQNALSAITKTDEARDSGYETRAAIQSKQFHLPLYPTTTIGSFPQTEDIRKIRQQFKRGDIRFSDYQHKIREAINECVSIQEAIGLDVLVHGEAERNDMVEYFGEQLQGYTFSQFGWVQSYGSRCVKPPILFGDISRPFPMTVSWTKYAQAQTSKPMKGMLTGPVTLLNWSFVRDDQPRSVTALQLALAIKSEVLDLEKAGINIIQIDEAALREGLPLKKSEWQAYLDWAIKAFKVTANGVKDSTQIHTHMCYSEFNDIIEAIADMDADVITIETSRSDMELLDVFQHFNYPNQIGPGVYDIHSPNLPTKESIVALMRKAAERIPKERLWVNPDCGLKTRQWSEVTPALENMVAAAKELRAEGSPSHALKTPEKALA; this comes from the coding sequence ATGGCGTTAACACATAACTTAGGGTTCCCAAGAATTGGAGCGAACCGAGAATTAAAATTTGCACTCGAATCTTTCTGGCAGGGCAAAAGTACAGAGGCCGACTTACATGCCACCGCACAAGCCATTCGATCAAAAAACTGGCAAGTACAAGCTTCGCTCGATTTTACACCTGTGGGTGATTTTTCATTTTACGATCACGTACTCGATACCAGTTTTATGTTGGGTCACTTACCTGAGCGCGCTAAAAACATAGATGGCAATCGATTAGATCAATATTTTAGCGTGGCCCGAGGGCGTTCTGCTCGTAACCAAAACACAAATGCCTGCCCTCACATACATGCCGGTGAAATGACAAAATGGTTTGATACAAATTACCATTACATTGTGCCAGAGCTCACTCAAGGCTCCGAGTTTAAGCTCAATGCAACCGCATTGTTGAGTCAAATAAAAGAAGCGCAACAATTTGGCCGTGCCATAAAACCCGTGATCATTGGTCCGGCAACTTATTTATGGTTAAGCAAACCAAAAGACAAAAGCCATCCTCTGGAATTTGCTCAGCAATTAGTAGAGCAATACATTGATTTACTCACATTACTGAGCGAGCACCAAGTGGAATGGGTGCAAATAGATGAACCCATTTTAGTAACTGAGCTCGAAAAACCTTGGTTAGATACCATTGATGCATTGTACAAGGCGCTTTCTGACACCCCAATTAAACTATTACTGACTACCTATTTTGGCAGCTTAGGTGAAAACCTGCACTTCACCAGCCAATTACCCGTAGCGGGCTTTCACTTAGACGCCATCAATGCTCAGCACGAAGTAGAGTTTTTAACGAACCAATTAACGGACAACCAAATACTTTCTTTAGGCGTCATAAACGGTCGTAACGTATGGGTTAGCGACTTAAACGCCACACTAAACTGGCTAGAACCAATTTCAAACAAGCTCAAACATCGACTTTGGTTAGCGCCATCCTGTTCTTTGATTCATGTACCGGTGGATTTAAATAGCGAAGATAAACTGGATGATGAAATTAAGTCTTGGCTTTCATTTGCGCATCAAAAGCTTCAAGAGTTGGCGATTTTGAAACAGGCACTTAACCACGGTCGTCACACGGTAGAATCGGAACTGGATCAAAATAGCAAAGCTCTAGAAAGCCGTGCAAGTTCAGCGCGAATACATAATCCAATTGTGCAAAACGCATTGAGCGCAATAACCAAAACCGACGAAGCTCGTGATAGCGGCTACGAAACGCGTGCAGCAATACAATCAAAGCAATTTCATTTACCGCTGTACCCAACTACGACAATTGGTTCGTTCCCGCAAACTGAGGACATTCGTAAAATACGCCAACAATTCAAACGAGGCGATATACGATTCAGTGACTATCAACATAAAATCCGTGAAGCCATCAATGAATGCGTTTCCATTCAAGAAGCCATTGGCTTAGATGTTTTGGTTCATGGTGAAGCAGAGCGCAATGATATGGTTGAATACTTTGGTGAGCAGCTTCAAGGATATACGTTTAGCCAATTTGGCTGGGTACAATCTTATGGATCTCGTTGTGTAAAACCCCCTATTTTATTCGGAGACATAAGCCGCCCGTTCCCGATGACGGTCAGTTGGACAAAGTATGCTCAGGCACAAACAAGCAAACCCATGAAAGGAATGCTTACTGGCCCTGTCACTCTCCTAAACTGGTCATTTGTGCGCGATGACCAACCAAGATCCGTTACGGCACTGCAGCTTGCACTAGCCATAAAATCTGAAGTACTGGATCTTGAAAAAGCCGGCATCAACATAATTCAAATAGATGAAGCCGCATTGCGTGAAGGGCTACCGTTGAAAAAATCAGAGTGGCAGGCTTACTTAGATTGGGCGATTAAAGCATTCAAAGTCACCGCCAATGGCGTAAAAGATAGCACCCAGATTCATACGCACATGTGCTACTCGGAGTTCAACGACATTATTGAAGCCATTGCCGATATGGACGCCGATGTTATCACCATAGAAACCTCCCGTTCAGACATGGAACTATTGGATGTTTTCCAACATTTTAATTACCCGAACCAAATAGGCCCCGGTGTTTACGACATCCACTCGCCTAATTTACCCACCAAGGAGAGCATTGTTGCCTTAATGCGAAAAGCCGCGGAGCGCATACCCAAAGAGCGATTATGGGTAAACCCAGATTGTGGTTTAAAAACTCGACAATGGTCTGAGGTAACACCCGCACTTGAAAACATGGTGGCCGCCGCCAAAGAATTGCGCGCAGAAGGTTCACCCAGCCATGCGTTAAAGACACCTGAAAAGGCACTCGCTTAG
- a CDS encoding NUDIX hydrolase codes for MAVLVRNGKVLIQKRYRRAKGMVFEFPGGSVDEGESGEVAARRELMEETGITGLSVLGSRSLTNEYGGKIHYIVFEAKQNSKPVEVDPVRKQTFHWFDLDGIPTSDFYEADIHFIKHELGNFT; via the coding sequence ATGGCTGTTTTGGTTAGGAATGGAAAAGTTCTCATACAGAAGAGATATCGACGTGCAAAAGGCATGGTATTTGAGTTTCCAGGCGGGTCTGTCGATGAAGGAGAGTCTGGTGAGGTTGCAGCCAGAAGAGAGTTAATGGAAGAAACAGGTATTACTGGATTGAGTGTGCTAGGCAGTCGATCTTTGACAAACGAATATGGTGGGAAAATACATTATATTGTTTTTGAAGCTAAGCAAAATTCGAAACCAGTTGAAGTCGATCCGGTGCGTAAACAAACCTTCCATTGGTTTGACTTGGATGGAATTCCTACTTCTGACTTTTATGAAGCAGATATACACTTTATAAAGCATGAACTTGGCAACTTCACATAA
- a CDS encoding LysE family translocator: MIDITGFIITILPIALSPGTSFTLAISNIAIAGLRGVLPVILGSGVGIVLHATLVGLGVSTLIANNPQAMYALHLFGIAFLGWLGFKLLFTGIQAFHENLALNHRLVGFKQALLLNLINARAIVLYLTVTPIFAGNSLTGFIALGLVHVAMLACWILLAGSIIIIARRKIKLNLVTGVINFMGGTSLLAVTLNMIYANFLA; encoded by the coding sequence ATGATAGACATTACCGGCTTTATAATAACCATTCTGCCTATTGCCCTCTCTCCTGGTACTAGCTTTACATTGGCCATTTCAAATATTGCTATTGCTGGGCTACGTGGTGTGCTGCCTGTGATTTTGGGCTCCGGCGTTGGCATTGTTCTACATGCCACCTTGGTGGGCTTAGGTGTTTCAACACTCATAGCCAACAATCCTCAAGCGATGTATGCACTCCACTTATTTGGCATAGCCTTTTTGGGCTGGCTTGGATTTAAGTTATTGTTCACTGGCATTCAAGCGTTCCATGAAAATTTAGCGCTGAATCATAGATTAGTAGGCTTTAAACAAGCATTATTATTAAACTTAATCAATGCGCGAGCCATTGTTTTGTACCTGACAGTAACGCCTATTTTTGCAGGTAATTCCCTGACCGGCTTCATTGCGCTAGGGCTAGTTCATGTGGCAATGTTGGCTTGCTGGATACTACTGGCTGGCTCTATCATTATTATTGCGCGTAGAAAAATAAAGCTTAATCTCGTTACCGGGGTAATTAACTTCATGGGCGGTACTTCGTTGTTAGCCGTTACCTTGAATATGATCTACGCCAACTTCTTAGCTTAA
- a CDS encoding NUDIX hydrolase, which yields MLRALVAMNQMHLVTWGDTEYKLQWVLPEDIPKDSIVTTAHGYCFKGDELLVVENHRGFELPGGHLDPGENYEAAFKREVLEEACVHVGNVVLLGFIRVEPLLKTTSLNYPSISYMAFCSSVVEKIEDYLPVHECVSRKYIAPMEIRVVHHHWHEIYEPSLLSAVA from the coding sequence GTGTTACGGGCGTTAGTAGCCATGAATCAGATGCATCTAGTCACATGGGGTGATACCGAATATAAGTTGCAGTGGGTATTACCTGAGGATATTCCGAAGGACTCCATAGTCACTACGGCGCATGGATATTGCTTTAAAGGTGACGAGCTATTGGTAGTGGAAAATCATCGGGGTTTTGAACTGCCGGGCGGTCATTTAGATCCTGGCGAAAATTACGAAGCAGCGTTCAAGAGAGAAGTTCTAGAGGAAGCCTGTGTACATGTAGGAAATGTAGTCTTACTTGGTTTTATTCGTGTAGAGCCATTGCTAAAGACCACTTCGTTGAACTATCCATCCATTTCTTATATGGCATTCTGCTCGTCAGTCGTAGAGAAAATTGAAGATTACTTGCCAGTTCATGAGTGTGTATCTAGAAAATACATTGCTCCAATGGAAATAAGGGTGGTTCACCATCACTGGCATGAAATATATGAACCATCACTATTATCTGCTGTTGCGTAA
- a CDS encoding GreA/GreB family elongation factor has protein sequence MNNPEITISSYDFDLISDLLDKMKSTEELEKLSAELDRANVVALKDLPGNIVAINSTVSFIIETTQKAFTYKLVTPKPKLEDGGLSIMSPIGSAIIGLSEGQTIEWPMSKGETVTVKITNVNHAERAQKLA, from the coding sequence ATGAACAACCCAGAGATCACAATATCAAGCTACGACTTTGATTTAATCAGTGACTTACTAGATAAAATGAAATCGACTGAAGAGCTTGAAAAACTCAGCGCCGAACTCGATCGCGCTAACGTAGTGGCGTTAAAAGATTTACCAGGAAACATAGTAGCCATAAACTCAACCGTGAGCTTTATTATTGAAACCACACAAAAAGCCTTCACCTATAAATTAGTAACGCCTAAACCAAAGCTAGAAGACGGCGGGTTATCTATTATGTCTCCCATTGGCAGCGCCATTATCGGCTTGAGTGAAGGGCAAACAATAGAATGGCCAATGAGCAAAGGTGAAACTGTTACCGTAAAAATCACCAATGTGAACCACGCAGAACGAGCACAGAAGCTTGCTTAG
- a CDS encoding VOC family protein: MIDHFEIKVVEFEKCLKFYSSALKPLGIVLKWSDSSAAGFGTTHEPNVRFLIEKSESSTKSHIAFKAKDEASVASFYEKGLATSGICNGKPGIREHYAPNYFAAFLFDPDGNNIEAVVYL, translated from the coding sequence ATGATCGATCACTTTGAAATTAAGGTAGTAGAATTTGAGAAGTGCTTGAAATTCTATTCAAGTGCACTAAAACCATTGGGCATTGTATTAAAATGGTCAGATTCATCTGCCGCTGGCTTTGGAACTACTCACGAGCCTAATGTTAGGTTTCTAATTGAGAAATCAGAGTCTTCTACAAAGAGTCATATAGCATTTAAAGCAAAAGATGAAGCATCTGTAGCGTCGTTCTATGAGAAAGGGCTAGCTACATCGGGTATTTGTAATGGCAAGCCGGGAATTAGAGAGCATTACGCACCAAACTACTTTGCGGCATTCTTATTTGATCCAGATGGTAATAACATTGAAGCAGTTGTTTACCTTTAA
- a CDS encoding carboxypeptidase-like regulatory domain-containing protein has translation MKKLIVVFTLFLVSCASLEPKSTESSALTGTISVELNKPWRLFYKGVQKTPIQIKIENLDTGKTHLIKSNSQGFYFLANVPPGHYAMSQWKIERSTSSENWFMTGALTNNYVEAQPGTIGVFKPVSASVSVISANKNKLDFRTNLGVVNKEALHGMIARDFPSWLSYLK, from the coding sequence ATGAAAAAGCTTATTGTTGTATTCACCCTCTTTCTTGTGAGCTGCGCTAGCTTAGAACCCAAATCGACTGAATCTAGCGCTTTAACCGGCACCATATCGGTTGAACTTAATAAACCTTGGCGCTTGTTTTATAAAGGCGTTCAGAAAACCCCCATTCAAATTAAAATTGAGAATCTCGATACTGGGAAAACACACCTAATAAAATCTAACTCACAAGGGTTTTATTTTTTAGCAAACGTACCTCCCGGCCACTACGCAATGTCTCAGTGGAAAATAGAGCGATCGACTTCTTCAGAAAACTGGTTTATGACCGGCGCTCTGACCAATAACTATGTTGAAGCACAGCCCGGGACCATTGGCGTTTTTAAACCCGTTTCGGCAAGTGTCTCCGTAATATCGGCAAATAAAAACAAACTGGATTTCCGCACCAACTTAGGGGTAGTCAACAAAGAAGCCTTACACGGCATGATCGCCCGAGATTTTCCAAGCTGGTTAAGTTATTTAAAATAG
- a CDS encoding GFA family protein: MNYTGSCLCGDVSFELNGEFESFYLCHCKHCQKDTGSAHASNLFSTTAKLIWRTGKSKITTYKLPKTKHVKSFCSSCGSAVPNIQMNNKLVVVPAGCLNEEISIKPTAHIFKASAASWEDNLDNVKSYDQLPE; the protein is encoded by the coding sequence ATGAATTATACAGGTTCGTGTTTATGCGGTGATGTGAGCTTTGAACTCAATGGTGAGTTCGAAAGTTTCTATCTATGTCATTGCAAGCATTGTCAGAAAGATACGGGCTCAGCGCATGCATCAAATTTATTTTCAACAACAGCAAAGCTGATCTGGCGAACAGGAAAATCTAAAATCACCACCTATAAGTTACCAAAAACGAAACATGTTAAAAGCTTCTGCTCAAGTTGTGGATCTGCCGTTCCAAACATTCAGATGAACAACAAACTTGTTGTTGTACCAGCGGGCTGTTTAAACGAAGAGATTTCCATTAAACCGACAGCGCATATTTTCAAAGCAAGCGCTGCTTCGTGGGAGGATAACTTAGACAATGTTAAATCTTATGATCAACTTCCTGAATAG
- a CDS encoding DUF1801 domain-containing protein — MLKFGMSDKLTAAVLRDYTATLLPVSLTLCVNQIRRTILVDAEVKKKFDSYPDHVRNRLLDIRGLILEVAEADEVGEITEALKWGEPSYAAKKGSPIRIDWKPKNPEIFSIYFNCNTTLIETFREIYSESFQFVGNREMVFPLSEDIPISELKACISMSLRYHNIKHLPLLGA; from the coding sequence TTGCTTAAATTTGGGATGTCGGACAAATTAACCGCAGCGGTGCTTCGCGATTATACCGCTACGTTACTGCCCGTTAGCTTAACGCTATGTGTAAATCAGATTCGGAGAACAATCTTAGTGGATGCCGAAGTAAAGAAAAAATTCGATTCATATCCAGACCATGTTCGAAATCGGCTTTTAGATATTAGAGGGTTAATTCTTGAGGTCGCCGAAGCTGATGAGGTTGGAGAGATTACGGAGGCGTTGAAGTGGGGCGAGCCAAGCTACGCAGCCAAAAAAGGAAGCCCCATTAGAATAGATTGGAAGCCGAAGAACCCAGAAATTTTTTCTATCTATTTCAACTGTAACACAACCCTAATTGAAACATTCAGAGAAATATATAGCGAATCGTTTCAATTCGTAGGCAATAGGGAAATGGTATTTCCACTATCAGAGGATATACCAATATCTGAGTTAAAAGCATGTATTTCAATGTCGTTGCGTTATCACAATATCAAACATTTACCATTACTTGGAGCCTAA
- a CDS encoding GNAT family N-acetyltransferase, which produces MLSYYVSRGEDWNEQKIREHFLAQDGIVIAKSGQVLGFSFYELKEKCIHIHTLQIASPYQNRTLGGRFFKWYRELASKTSSEVITCGVYESNAARYMYERIGFKEIGLVNGVVKMALTLTSTDLGLGARDLSPAVNVMLKGLG; this is translated from the coding sequence ATGCTTAGTTACTACGTCAGTAGAGGCGAAGATTGGAATGAGCAAAAGATTAGGGAACACTTTCTAGCCCAAGACGGTATCGTAATTGCTAAGTCCGGCCAAGTATTAGGTTTCTCATTCTATGAGTTAAAGGAAAAATGTATTCACATTCATACGTTACAAATTGCATCACCATATCAAAATCGAACTTTGGGTGGCCGATTTTTTAAATGGTATCGAGAGCTGGCAAGTAAAACTAGTTCTGAGGTCATAACTTGTGGTGTGTACGAAAGTAATGCAGCACGATACATGTATGAACGGATTGGATTTAAAGAGATAGGTTTAGTAAACGGCGTAGTCAAAATGGCGCTAACATTAACAAGTACGGACTTGGGGCTTGGGGCTCGTGACCTCTCCCCAGCCGTAAACGTTATGTTGAAAGGTCTCGGGTGA